The stretch of DNA AACTAGGACTGGCAGCAGCTTGATAAATTGTAATTTGAGTCGGAATGATATAGGGAAAAATAACTAACCCCAAACCAATAAATGACACCAAAAACAACAATAAAGTCCACACAAAAGGTCTTTTTTCTTGCTGTAAATAAAGACTTCTGAGCAGCAAAAAGATTAACAAAGCTCCCAATAAAGGAATTAAAGCAAAGATATAAACAAGGGGAGGATCAAACAATCTGGCTCGCGCGCTTTCAGAAAAGATCGGAGTGGTAATAGTTAGATAAACCGCACCGATAAACGTGGTTACCGCCGAAATTCTAGCAGTCCAATAATGAGTAGCTTGTAAATCTCCCTCTGTTTTTGTAATCAAATAAGTCGAACCAATCAAAACATAACCCTGAATCAAAGTTAAAGCAGTTAAGAGCGATCGCAAACTTAACCAATCCCAAGTTCCACCAATAAAGTGTCCAGCATCATCTACCGCAATACCTTGTAAAATTGCTCCCAAAGCAAAACCCTGTCCCAGTGCAGCTAAAAAACTACCACCACCAAAAGCAATATTCCAAAATACCTTAGTTCTAGCATTTTCACGAAATTCAAAAGCGACGGCGCGAAAAATTAAACCAAAAATCATCACCATTACGGGAATGTATAAAGCCTGAAGAATTGTGCCATAAGCCAAAGGAAACGCACCAAATAAAGCACCACCCATCAAAACCAACCAAGTTTCATTGGCATCCCAAACATTGCCTAAACTGGTCATTAACATTCCGCGACGTTCTTCTGTAGATGCGGTAATTGAGAGAATTCCTACACCCAAATCGAATCCATCCAACATCACATAAAGAAATAAAAACAGTGCCAAAACGAAAAACCAAACCTGGGGTAAAAAATATTGAAGAGATTCCATGATTCTAAATAACTATTGTTGTGCTTCTACAGGACGACTATCAGGACGATGTTCGGCTGGCGTAGTATCTAATTCTTCAGCAATTTCCTCTCCAGGTACGGGTAAATTGAAGTTAGGGCCAATCCGAATAATGCGACTACCAAAATAAAGCGCGAAAACAAACAAAATACTGTAGACAATCGCAAAAGCAGTCAGAGAGGTAAGTACATTAGCAGCAGGTAGATTAGAAGCAGCATCAACCGTGCGAATTTCTCCATAAACCGTCCAAGGTTGTCTACCCACACAACGTACAATCCAGCCAGATTCAACGGCAATATAGCCTAACGGTGCAGCTAACATCCAAATTCTAAGTAACCAGCGTTGTTGGGTGATCTTGTCTGGTGAAAGCTTTCCTCGTAACCATTGTAAAGTTGTTAGTGCCATCAAACCAGCTAAAAAAAAGCCGATCGCGATCATGATTCTAAAGGCATAATAA from Stanieria cyanosphaera PCC 7437 encodes:
- a CDS encoding cytochrome d ubiquinol oxidase subunit II — translated: MESLQYFLPQVWFFVLALFLFLYVMLDGFDLGVGILSITASTEERRGMLMTSLGNVWDANETWLVLMGGALFGAFPLAYGTILQALYIPVMVMIFGLIFRAVAFEFRENARTKVFWNIAFGGGSFLAALGQGFALGAILQGIAVDDAGHFIGGTWDWLSLRSLLTALTLIQGYVLIGSTYLITKTEGDLQATHYWTARISAVTTFIGAVYLTITTPIFSESARARLFDPPLVYIFALIPLLGALLIFLLLRSLYLQQEKRPFVWTLLLFLVSFIGLGLVIFPYIIPTQITIYQAAASPSSLVFMIIFIGFLIPIMLAYNIYNYIVFRGKVVSIEPE